From a region of the Vicinamibacterales bacterium genome:
- a CDS encoding transporter substrate-binding domain-containing protein: MVVKRVFVVAASLLLAVLTVGWGGRDKSLETRYPHGVRVGYAVEAPYAFVDGSGRVTGAIPELGRFVAQRLGVRVTFVLSDFGALLDQLDEGRYDVVAAGLFITEERARRFRFSVPTFQASDSALVRSGNPKQLHSLDDARTTGATVVVLASSVEEALARRAGIPRDRTIAVPDAAAARRALESGRADLLLNSEPMVRWTATHESAGAFEVPDPFAADPSGPGEARLGGFAFRRGDDVLVDAWNGVLIDVIGTPAHLALVEPFAFTRRSLPPAVAAPRTSAAP, translated from the coding sequence GTGGTCGTGAAACGGGTGTTCGTCGTGGCCGCCAGCCTGCTGCTGGCGGTTCTCACAGTCGGCTGGGGCGGACGGGACAAGAGCCTCGAGACACGATATCCCCACGGCGTGCGTGTCGGATACGCGGTGGAGGCCCCGTACGCGTTCGTCGACGGGAGCGGGCGGGTCACGGGCGCGATTCCAGAGCTCGGGCGCTTCGTGGCGCAGCGCCTGGGCGTGCGGGTCACCTTCGTGCTGTCCGACTTCGGCGCGCTGCTCGACCAGCTCGACGAGGGGCGCTACGACGTCGTGGCGGCCGGCCTCTTCATCACCGAAGAGCGCGCGCGGCGCTTCCGATTCTCGGTGCCCACCTTCCAGGCCAGTGATTCGGCGCTCGTCAGGTCCGGCAACCCCAAGCAGCTGCACTCGCTCGACGACGCTAGGACGACGGGCGCGACGGTGGTGGTCCTGGCCTCGTCGGTCGAGGAGGCGCTCGCACGGCGCGCCGGCATTCCGCGCGACCGGACGATCGCCGTACCGGACGCGGCCGCGGCCCGGCGCGCGCTGGAATCGGGTCGAGCCGACCTGCTCCTGAATTCGGAGCCGATGGTGCGCTGGACGGCCACGCACGAGTCGGCCGGGGCTTTCGAGGTGCCTGACCCGTTCGCGGCCGACCCCTCCGGCCCCGGGGAGGCCCGGCTGGGGGGATTTGCGTTCCGCCGCGGGGACGACGTCCTGGTCGACGCGTGGAACGGGGTGCTCATCGACGTCATCGGAACCCCGGCGCACCTGGCGCTGGTGGAGCCCTTCGCCTTCACCAGGCGCTCGCTGCCCCCGGCAGTGGCCGCGCCGCGGACCAGCGCGGCGCCGTGA
- a CDS encoding vitamin B12-dependent ribonucleotide reductase, which translates to MEEGAGQKLTAAGQAVEGTYGTGTPAAKETAAPVTVSGLEFPRYFSTAGTDPFDDVEWELRDAIIGNERGKVVFEQRDVEMPKTWSQQATNIVVSKYFRGHLGSPERERSVKQLIGRVVDTITGWARAQDYFATPDALQAFSDDLKHLLVHQKAAFNSPVWFNCGFETAPQCSACFINSVSDTMDSILGLAKTEGMLFKYGSGTGSNLSSIRSSKELLAGGGTASGPVSFMKGFDAFAGVIKSGGKTRRAAKMVILNAEHPDVVEFINCKVEEEKKAWALIDSGYDGSFNGVAYSSVFFQNSNNSVRVTDEFMRAVLDDGIWQTKAVTTGEVVDTYKARDLMRLIAEGTWVCGDPGMQFDTTVNEWHTSPNTSRINASNPCSEYMFLDDSACNLASINLMKFVREDGEFDVEGFKAACRTMITAQEILVDNSSYPTKAIEKNSHDYRPLGLGYANLGALLMSRGLPYDSDAGRDYAGAITAIMTGEAYAQSARVSRDHGGPFRGYAKNREPFLRVMRKHRDAIKGVNAKNVPADLHNGAKQSWDEAVELGEDFGYRNAQATVLAPTGTIGFMMDCDTTGVEPDIALVKYKKLVGGGMMKIVNQTVPMALKKLGYTQSQVADIVQYIDEQETIEGAPHLLERDLPVFDCAFKAANGERSIHYMGHIKMMGATQPFISGAISKTVNVPKDATVEEIEQAYMESWRLGAKAISIYRDGSKRTQPLNTSKDATAAVAATGASREAIDAAVAAAMAARTPMRRKLPDERQAITHKFDIAGHEGYITVGLFEDGMPGEIFLVMAKEGSTISGFADAFAQAISYALQYGVPLQALVDKFSHVRFEPSGMTRNPDVRFAKSIVDYIFRWMASKFLSPEAQFAAGVNNRDEAADAPVVVPAVNAKAVFAEAAVTVTAAKTGAGKASFAAIQNQEDAPPCSTCGSIMVRSGACYKCTNCGTTSGCA; encoded by the coding sequence ATGGAGGAAGGCGCTGGGCAGAAGCTGACGGCGGCGGGACAGGCTGTCGAAGGCACCTATGGCACCGGCACGCCGGCCGCGAAAGAGACGGCCGCGCCGGTGACCGTATCCGGCCTGGAGTTCCCCAGGTACTTCAGCACGGCGGGCACCGACCCCTTCGACGACGTCGAATGGGAGCTGCGCGATGCCATCATCGGCAACGAGCGCGGCAAGGTCGTGTTCGAACAGCGGGACGTGGAGATGCCCAAGACCTGGTCGCAGCAGGCGACCAACATCGTGGTCTCCAAGTACTTCCGCGGACATCTCGGATCTCCCGAGCGCGAGCGCTCGGTGAAGCAGCTCATCGGCCGCGTGGTCGACACCATCACGGGCTGGGCGCGTGCGCAGGACTACTTCGCGACCCCCGACGCCCTGCAGGCCTTCAGTGACGATCTGAAGCACCTCCTCGTGCACCAGAAGGCGGCCTTCAACAGCCCGGTGTGGTTCAACTGCGGCTTCGAGACGGCGCCCCAGTGCTCGGCGTGCTTCATCAACTCCGTGTCCGACACGATGGACTCGATCCTCGGGCTCGCGAAGACCGAGGGCATGCTCTTCAAGTACGGGTCCGGCACCGGCAGCAACCTCTCGTCAATCCGCTCCTCCAAGGAGCTCCTGGCCGGCGGGGGCACGGCCTCGGGCCCGGTGTCCTTCATGAAGGGCTTCGACGCGTTCGCCGGCGTCATCAAGTCGGGCGGCAAGACGCGCCGCGCCGCCAAGATGGTGATCCTCAACGCCGAGCATCCGGACGTCGTCGAGTTCATCAACTGCAAGGTGGAGGAGGAGAAGAAGGCCTGGGCCCTCATCGACTCCGGGTACGACGGCTCGTTCAACGGCGTCGCCTACTCGTCGGTCTTCTTCCAGAACTCGAACAACTCGGTGCGCGTCACCGACGAGTTCATGCGCGCGGTGCTCGACGACGGCATCTGGCAGACCAAGGCCGTCACGACCGGCGAGGTCGTGGACACCTACAAGGCGCGCGACCTGATGCGGCTCATCGCCGAGGGCACCTGGGTGTGCGGCGATCCGGGCATGCAGTTCGACACGACGGTGAACGAGTGGCACACCAGCCCCAACACCTCGCGCATCAACGCCAGCAATCCCTGCTCCGAGTACATGTTCCTGGACGACTCGGCGTGCAACCTGGCGTCCATCAACCTGATGAAGTTCGTCCGTGAGGACGGCGAGTTCGACGTCGAGGGCTTCAAGGCCGCCTGCCGCACCATGATCACGGCGCAGGAGATCCTCGTCGACAACTCCAGCTACCCGACGAAGGCCATCGAGAAGAACAGCCACGACTACCGGCCCCTCGGCCTCGGCTACGCGAACCTCGGCGCGCTGCTCATGTCGCGCGGGCTGCCCTACGACAGCGACGCCGGGCGCGATTACGCCGGCGCCATCACCGCCATCATGACCGGCGAGGCCTACGCGCAGTCGGCGCGCGTCTCGCGCGACCACGGCGGCCCGTTCCGCGGCTACGCGAAGAACCGCGAGCCGTTCCTGCGGGTGATGCGGAAGCACCGCGACGCGATCAAGGGCGTGAACGCCAAGAACGTTCCCGCCGATCTCCACAACGGCGCGAAGCAGTCGTGGGACGAAGCCGTGGAGCTCGGGGAGGACTTCGGCTACCGCAATGCCCAGGCCACCGTGCTGGCGCCCACCGGCACCATCGGCTTCATGATGGACTGCGACACGACCGGCGTCGAGCCCGACATCGCGCTCGTGAAGTACAAGAAGCTCGTCGGCGGCGGGATGATGAAGATCGTCAACCAGACCGTGCCGATGGCGCTGAAGAAGCTCGGCTACACGCAGTCGCAGGTGGCCGACATCGTCCAGTACATCGATGAGCAGGAGACGATCGAGGGCGCCCCGCACCTCCTCGAGCGCGACCTGCCCGTGTTCGACTGCGCCTTCAAGGCCGCCAACGGCGAGCGGTCCATTCACTACATGGGGCACATCAAGATGATGGGCGCCACGCAGCCCTTCATCTCCGGCGCCATCAGCAAGACCGTGAACGTGCCGAAGGACGCCACGGTCGAGGAGATCGAGCAGGCCTACATGGAGTCGTGGCGCCTGGGCGCCAAGGCGATCTCGATCTACCGCGACGGCAGCAAGCGGACGCAGCCGCTCAACACCTCCAAGGACGCGACCGCAGCGGTCGCCGCGACCGGGGCATCGCGCGAGGCCATCGACGCGGCGGTGGCGGCGGCCATGGCCGCGCGGACGCCGATGCGCCGGAAGCTGCCGGACGAGCGTCAGGCCATCACGCACAAGTTCGACATCGCCGGGCACGAGGGCTACATCACGGTGGGCCTCTTCGAGGACGGCATGCCGGGCGAGATCTTCCTGGTGATGGCGAAGGAGGGGTCCACCATCTCGGGCTTCGCCGACGCGTTCGCCCAGGCCATCAGCTACGCGCTGCAGTACGGCGTGCCGCTCCAGGCGCTGGTGGACAAGTTCAGCCACGTGCGCTTCGAGCCCTCGGGCATGACGCGCAACCCCGACGTCCGCTTCGCCAAGTCGATCGTGGACTACATCTTCCGGTGGATGGCGTCGAAGTTCCTGTCGCCGGAGGCGCAGTTCGCGGCCGGCGTGAACAACCGTGACGAGGCGGCCGACGCGCCGGTCGTCGTGCCCGCCGTGAACGCCAAGGCCGTCTTCGCGGAGGCGGCGGTGACGGTGACGGCGGCGAAGACCGGCGCCGGCAAGGCGTCGTTCGCGGCCATCCAGAACCAGGAGGACGCGCCGCCCTGCAGCACGTGCGGCTCGATCATGGTGAGGAGCGGCGCCTGCTACAAGTGCACGAACTGCGGCACGACGTCCGGGTGCGCGTAG
- a CDS encoding ATP-binding protein, whose protein sequence is MTRLSIRLKQILGVTGLVGVVVVSLSVVNLARIAQLSLEENRARGELLANAVFHRAFEVVTSREAAFDELAADGGVRSILQAAIYSEDVTYAAIVDTSFVAVAHSDPTLVGQRMAPAADLDDLLSRSGLEQLWEIWSTRGRTLEYRAPLLIDDEQIADIRIGISTLLARRSLTDTISPALATATGALLVAVFVAILLTQAVMRPIHVIQSSLTRLGRGELGVTLDLQEADVQDLRGVFDAISAQLVRVSAGGASGIELAQLSKRIAALGRLTAGVAHEVKNPLNAMTIHLELLRQKLAAGAAEADVRSHVDIIGHEIKRLDAVVQGFLKFARPEDMRLERVAIASIAADVAHSIRAEADAARVKVEIAASDRAVAVEADPAMLRQALLNLAVNALQAMPHGGTLRFTCETGRDGRALVRVHDTGTGIPPDQLARVFDLYFTTKAGGSGIGLSMVFRTVQLHHGDIDVESTPGAGTTFTIALPRAA, encoded by the coding sequence ATGACCCGCTTGTCGATCCGCCTGAAGCAGATTCTCGGCGTGACGGGGCTGGTCGGCGTCGTCGTGGTCTCGCTGAGCGTGGTGAACCTGGCGCGCATCGCCCAGCTCTCGCTGGAGGAGAACCGCGCCCGGGGCGAGCTGCTGGCCAACGCGGTGTTCCACCGCGCCTTCGAGGTGGTCACGAGCCGCGAGGCCGCGTTCGACGAGCTGGCCGCCGACGGCGGGGTCCGGTCGATTCTGCAGGCGGCCATCTACTCCGAGGACGTCACCTACGCGGCCATCGTGGACACGAGCTTCGTGGCCGTCGCGCACAGCGACCCCACGCTCGTCGGGCAGCGGATGGCGCCCGCCGCCGACCTCGACGACCTGCTCTCGCGCAGCGGCCTCGAGCAGCTCTGGGAGATCTGGTCCACACGCGGGCGCACGCTGGAGTACCGCGCGCCGCTTCTCATCGACGACGAACAGATCGCCGACATTCGCATCGGCATCTCCACGCTCCTCGCCCGCCGCTCGCTCACCGACACGATCTCCCCCGCGCTGGCCACCGCCACCGGTGCGCTGCTCGTGGCGGTGTTCGTGGCCATCCTGCTCACCCAGGCCGTGATGCGGCCGATTCACGTCATCCAGAGCAGCCTGACGCGCCTGGGGCGCGGCGAGCTCGGCGTGACGCTCGACCTGCAGGAAGCCGACGTGCAGGACCTGCGCGGCGTCTTCGACGCGATCAGCGCGCAGCTCGTGCGCGTCTCGGCGGGCGGCGCGTCCGGCATCGAGCTGGCGCAGCTCTCCAAGCGCATCGCCGCCCTGGGGCGCCTCACGGCCGGCGTCGCCCACGAGGTGAAGAACCCGCTGAACGCGATGACCATCCACCTCGAGCTGCTGCGCCAGAAGCTCGCGGCCGGCGCCGCGGAAGCCGACGTCCGCTCCCACGTCGACATCATCGGCCACGAGATCAAGCGGCTCGACGCCGTCGTCCAGGGGTTCCTCAAGTTCGCGCGGCCGGAGGACATGCGCCTCGAGCGTGTCGCCATCGCCTCCATCGCCGCCGACGTCGCCCACTCGATCCGCGCCGAGGCGGACGCCGCGCGCGTGAAGGTCGAGATCGCGGCTTCGGATCGGGCCGTGGCGGTGGAGGCGGATCCGGCGATGCTCCGACAGGCGCTGCTCAACCTCGCCGTGAACGCGCTGCAGGCCATGCCGCACGGGGGCACGCTGCGCTTCACGTGCGAGACGGGGCGCGACGGACGGGCCCTGGTGCGAGTCCACGACACCGGAACCGGCATTCCACCCGATCAGCTGGCGCGCGTCTTCGACCTCTACTTCACCACCAAGGCCGGCGGCAGCGGCATCGGCCTGTCGATGGTGTTCCGCACGGTGCAGCTGCACCACGGCGACATCGACGTGGAGTCCACGCCGGGCGCGGGCACCACCTTCACGATCGCGCTCCCGCGCGCGGCGTAG
- a CDS encoding sigma-54 dependent transcriptional regulator, producing the protein MTDAGRAAVAAQRVLIVEDDESARLGLTELVRTWGFVVESAADGEAALARVASFRPTIVVSDLVMPRMDGLALLAALGDDLSHISFVLLTAQGTVETAVDALKRGAEDYLTKPVDPQRLRHLLERLAELSAAKRENTELRRRLREEGRFGRMVGASREMRKVYNVIEQAAPTTASVLIIGESGTGKELVAQTLHQLSPRATSPYVAINCAAIPETLLESEIFGHEKGAFTGAYERRAGCFELADRGTLFLDEIAEMMPATQVKLLRVLQERRFRRLGGRNEQDVDVRVMAATNVDPVGAVKAGKLRDDLYYRLNVFTIALPPLRDRKEDLPLLVQTFVDEFNQRDQKSVKAVDPEAMRRLEAYGWPGNVRELRNVIERAVILSKGDFIEAKHLPPLTAERRASAPLAPVSEVTLTPGMTVDEAEQKLILATLDAAGGNKTRAAEMLGISLKTLHNKLNRMKQGA; encoded by the coding sequence GTGACCGACGCGGGGAGAGCGGCCGTGGCCGCGCAGCGCGTGCTGATCGTCGAGGACGACGAGTCGGCGCGCCTCGGGCTGACCGAGCTGGTGCGGACGTGGGGATTCGTCGTGGAATCCGCGGCGGATGGCGAGGCGGCGCTCGCGCGGGTCGCCTCCTTCCGCCCCACGATCGTCGTGAGCGACCTCGTGATGCCCAGGATGGACGGGCTCGCGCTGCTCGCGGCCCTCGGCGACGACCTGTCGCACATCTCGTTCGTGCTGCTCACGGCGCAGGGCACGGTCGAGACGGCCGTCGACGCCCTGAAGCGCGGCGCCGAGGACTACCTCACCAAGCCGGTGGACCCGCAGCGGCTCCGCCACCTGCTCGAGCGCCTCGCGGAGCTCAGCGCCGCCAAGCGGGAGAACACCGAACTGCGCCGGCGTCTCCGCGAGGAAGGCCGCTTCGGACGTATGGTCGGGGCGAGCCGCGAGATGCGGAAGGTCTACAACGTGATCGAGCAGGCCGCGCCCACCACCGCGTCGGTGCTCATCATCGGCGAATCCGGCACCGGCAAGGAGCTGGTGGCGCAGACGCTTCACCAGTTGAGCCCTCGCGCCACCTCGCCCTACGTCGCCATCAACTGCGCGGCCATTCCCGAGACCCTGCTCGAGAGCGAGATTTTCGGCCACGAGAAGGGCGCCTTCACCGGCGCCTACGAGCGCCGCGCCGGCTGCTTCGAACTGGCCGACCGCGGCACGCTCTTCCTCGACGAGATCGCGGAGATGATGCCGGCCACGCAGGTGAAGCTCCTCCGTGTCCTCCAGGAGCGCCGCTTCCGGCGGCTGGGCGGCCGGAACGAGCAGGACGTGGACGTCCGCGTCATGGCCGCCACGAACGTCGATCCGGTGGGCGCCGTGAAGGCGGGCAAGCTCCGTGACGACCTGTATTACAGGCTGAACGTCTTCACCATCGCCCTGCCGCCGCTCCGGGACCGGAAGGAGGATCTGCCGCTCCTGGTCCAGACCTTCGTCGACGAGTTCAACCAGCGCGATCAGAAGTCCGTCAAGGCGGTGGACCCCGAGGCGATGCGGCGGCTCGAGGCGTACGGGTGGCCCGGCAACGTGCGGGAGCTGCGCAACGTCATCGAGCGCGCCGTCATCCTCTCGAAGGGCGACTTCATCGAGGCCAAGCACCTGCCGCCGCTGACCGCCGAACGCCGGGCGAGCGCGCCGCTGGCGCCCGTCAGCGAAGTCACCCTCACGCCTGGAATGACGGTGGACGAGGCCGAGCAGAAGCTGATCCTGGCCACGCTCGACGCGGCCGGCGGAAACAAGACGCGGGCGGCCGAGATGCTCGGCATCAGCCTGAAGACCCTGCACAACAAGCTGAACCGGATGAAACAGGGCGCCTGA